In a genomic window of Vigna angularis cultivar LongXiaoDou No.4 chromosome 6, ASM1680809v1, whole genome shotgun sequence:
- the LOC108342473 gene encoding uncharacterized protein LOC108342473 isoform X1, with product MAKRKNHANKKLTKRQMTEKYQNNGKVPNSHPTKKRGRPLKTSQFLEIHTTVSSSSDPSASTFDGAPPSPMQGVQTPCTPQPTNSDNSYAGRIVEADVGLDTQSKDHKPIHGVHTPCTPQTTNSDNSYAGHIVEADVGLETQSKDDKPMLQIDGQGFLPSRLAASGIGGIITRHYTDPWPSWRKIPARTRDSMFEEFLTKFSVSPPDYRSAKRNFQMRASIVMTSKLLKARTTLDKPNWIENGVWEKLCEHWKSEGFKSKSAQAKTNRASNYAASHTGGSISASQHRANMIKETGIAPTPLELYRRLHQHKDNTWVDSRSKNLNEAFIRTMKQLTKSALAQGKPPPNELDVWSDVARSKKGKVYGLGEKSAAVGGGQCPHGSSSSMLITKEFGELGVESTEVRGGQCNHRSSSPMELIIKQEVDGQGKEMEEIRKERDELQTKGSNTERYCSSSSMELITKQDVHELRREMEEIRKERDELKTRVSNTERHGSSSSMELITKQEFDELRRDLEEVKKERDELHIKVSNTEKLIEENNALIRQMMETINDQSMLSIHSRGKSKLR from the exons ATGACAGAGAAATATCAGAATAACGGGAAAGTTCCTAACAGTCATCCAACAAAAAAGCGTGGTAGACCACTAAAGACCTCTCAATTTCTAGAAATACACACAACAGTATCCAGTTCTTCTGATCCATCTGCTTCGACATTTGATGGGGCACCTCCATCTCCAATGCAAGGGGTACAAACACCATGTACTCCACAACCAACAAATTCAGATAATTCATATGCAGGACGTATCGTTGAGGCAGATGTTGGATTAGACACACAGAGCAAAGATCACAAGCCAATACACGGGGTACACACACCATGTACTCCACAAACAACAAATTCAGATAATTCATATGCAGGACATATCGTTGAGGCAGATGTTGGATTAGAGACACAGAGCAAAGATGACAAGCCAATGCTACAAATTGATGGGCAAGG ATTTTTACCTTCACGCCTTGCTGCTAGTGGGATTGGGGGTATAATCACAAGGCATTATACTGATCCTTGGCCATCTTGGAGGAAGATACCAGCTAGAACAAGAGACTCGATGTTTGAAGAGTTTTTG aCAAAGTTTTCCGTTAGTCCACCGGATTACAGGTCGGCAAAACGGAATTTTCAAATGCGAGCTTCAATAGTGATGACCAGTAAGCTACTTAAGGCTCGAACCACACTGGATAAACCAAACTGGATTGAAAATGGAGTCTGGGAGAAATTGTGTGAGCATTGGAAATCTGAAGGTTTTAAAAGCAAGAGTGCCCAAGCGAAAACTAATCGGGCATCTAATTATGCAGCATCTCACACTGGTGGCTCTATTTCTGCATCTCAGCACAGAGCTAATATG ATTAAAGAGACCGGAATTGCCCCTACCCCATTGGAGTTGTATCGTCGCCTCCACCAACACAAGGACAATACATGGGTGGACAGCAGATCGAAAAATCTAAAT GAGGCATTTATTCGCACAATGAAACAATTGACCAAAAGTGCACTGGCACAAGGAAAGCCTCCACCAAATGAGTTGGATGTCTGGTCTGATGTGGCTAGATCGAAGAAAGGAAAGGTGTATGGGCTTGGAGAAAAATCTGCAGCAGTTGGAGGAGGGCAATGCCCTCATGgttcatcttcatcaatgttGATAACAAAAGAGTTTGGTGAACTTGGAGTAGAATCTACAGAAGTTAGAGGAGGGCAATGCAATCATCGTTCATCTTCACCAATGGAGTTGATTATAAAACAAGAGGTTGATGGACAGGGGAAGGAGATggaagaaataagaaaagaaagagatgagCTTCAGACAAAAGGTTCAAATACTGAGAGGTAttgttcatcttcatcaatgGAGTTGATTACAAAACAAGATGTTCATGAATTGAGGAGGGAGATggaagaaataagaaaagaaagggaTGAGCTTAAGACCAGAGTTTCAAATACTGAGAGACATGGTTCATCTTCATCAATGGAGTTGATTACAAAACAAGAGTTTGATGAACTGAGGAGGGACCTGGaagaagtaaaaaaagaaagagatgagCTTCATATCAAAGTTTCAAATACTGAGAAGCTTATAGAGGAGAACAATGCATTGATTCGACAGATGATGGAAACCATCAATGATCAGTCCATGCTATCCATACACTCTAGAGGAAAGTCAAAACTAAGATGA
- the LOC108342473 gene encoding uncharacterized protein LOC108342473 isoform X2 — protein MTEKYQNNGKVPNSHPTKKRGRPLKTSQFLEIHTTVSSSSDPSASTFDGAPPSPMQGVQTPCTPQPTNSDNSYAGRIVEADVGLDTQSKDHKPIHGVHTPCTPQTTNSDNSYAGHIVEADVGLETQSKDDKPMLQIDGQGFLPSRLAASGIGGIITRHYTDPWPSWRKIPARTRDSMFEEFLTKFSVSPPDYRSAKRNFQMRASIVMTSKLLKARTTLDKPNWIENGVWEKLCEHWKSEGFKSKSAQAKTNRASNYAASHTGGSISASQHRANMIKETGIAPTPLELYRRLHQHKDNTWVDSRSKNLNEAFIRTMKQLTKSALAQGKPPPNELDVWSDVARSKKGKVYGLGEKSAAVGGGQCPHGSSSSMLITKEFGELGVESTEVRGGQCNHRSSSPMELIIKQEVDGQGKEMEEIRKERDELQTKGSNTERYCSSSSMELITKQDVHELRREMEEIRKERDELKTRVSNTERHGSSSSMELITKQEFDELRRDLEEVKKERDELHIKVSNTEKLIEENNALIRQMMETINDQSMLSIHSRGKSKLR, from the exons ATGACAGAGAAATATCAGAATAACGGGAAAGTTCCTAACAGTCATCCAACAAAAAAGCGTGGTAGACCACTAAAGACCTCTCAATTTCTAGAAATACACACAACAGTATCCAGTTCTTCTGATCCATCTGCTTCGACATTTGATGGGGCACCTCCATCTCCAATGCAAGGGGTACAAACACCATGTACTCCACAACCAACAAATTCAGATAATTCATATGCAGGACGTATCGTTGAGGCAGATGTTGGATTAGACACACAGAGCAAAGATCACAAGCCAATACACGGGGTACACACACCATGTACTCCACAAACAACAAATTCAGATAATTCATATGCAGGACATATCGTTGAGGCAGATGTTGGATTAGAGACACAGAGCAAAGATGACAAGCCAATGCTACAAATTGATGGGCAAGG ATTTTTACCTTCACGCCTTGCTGCTAGTGGGATTGGGGGTATAATCACAAGGCATTATACTGATCCTTGGCCATCTTGGAGGAAGATACCAGCTAGAACAAGAGACTCGATGTTTGAAGAGTTTTTG aCAAAGTTTTCCGTTAGTCCACCGGATTACAGGTCGGCAAAACGGAATTTTCAAATGCGAGCTTCAATAGTGATGACCAGTAAGCTACTTAAGGCTCGAACCACACTGGATAAACCAAACTGGATTGAAAATGGAGTCTGGGAGAAATTGTGTGAGCATTGGAAATCTGAAGGTTTTAAAAGCAAGAGTGCCCAAGCGAAAACTAATCGGGCATCTAATTATGCAGCATCTCACACTGGTGGCTCTATTTCTGCATCTCAGCACAGAGCTAATATG ATTAAAGAGACCGGAATTGCCCCTACCCCATTGGAGTTGTATCGTCGCCTCCACCAACACAAGGACAATACATGGGTGGACAGCAGATCGAAAAATCTAAAT GAGGCATTTATTCGCACAATGAAACAATTGACCAAAAGTGCACTGGCACAAGGAAAGCCTCCACCAAATGAGTTGGATGTCTGGTCTGATGTGGCTAGATCGAAGAAAGGAAAGGTGTATGGGCTTGGAGAAAAATCTGCAGCAGTTGGAGGAGGGCAATGCCCTCATGgttcatcttcatcaatgttGATAACAAAAGAGTTTGGTGAACTTGGAGTAGAATCTACAGAAGTTAGAGGAGGGCAATGCAATCATCGTTCATCTTCACCAATGGAGTTGATTATAAAACAAGAGGTTGATGGACAGGGGAAGGAGATggaagaaataagaaaagaaagagatgagCTTCAGACAAAAGGTTCAAATACTGAGAGGTAttgttcatcttcatcaatgGAGTTGATTACAAAACAAGATGTTCATGAATTGAGGAGGGAGATggaagaaataagaaaagaaagggaTGAGCTTAAGACCAGAGTTTCAAATACTGAGAGACATGGTTCATCTTCATCAATGGAGTTGATTACAAAACAAGAGTTTGATGAACTGAGGAGGGACCTGGaagaagtaaaaaaagaaagagatgagCTTCATATCAAAGTTTCAAATACTGAGAAGCTTATAGAGGAGAACAATGCATTGATTCGACAGATGATGGAAACCATCAATGATCAGTCCATGCTATCCATACACTCTAGAGGAAAGTCAAAACTAAGATGA